A section of the Spirosoma pollinicola genome encodes:
- a CDS encoding redoxin domain-containing protein: protein MLTPGQKAPDFTLFNSDKKEVSLSSFTGKNVIILFFPMAFTSVCTAELCEMRDNIATYSGLNAEIVGISVDSPFTLAKFKEDQQLPFDLLSDFNKDVSKAYDTIYETFAMNMKGVSKRSAFVIDRDGVIQYAEVLENAGEVPSFQAIQETLAKL from the coding sequence ATGCTTACGCCCGGCCAGAAAGCCCCTGATTTTACCCTTTTCAACAGCGATAAAAAAGAAGTATCGCTATCAAGTTTTACTGGTAAGAATGTCATCATCCTATTTTTCCCGATGGCTTTTACCAGTGTTTGCACAGCTGAACTCTGTGAAATGCGTGACAATATCGCTACCTATTCTGGCTTGAATGCCGAAATAGTGGGTATATCGGTCGATTCACCGTTCACGCTGGCCAAATTTAAAGAAGACCAACAGTTGCCATTCGATTTACTGTCTGATTTCAACAAGGACGTGTCAAAGGCCTACGATACCATCTACGAAACCTTCGCTATGAACATGAAAGGCGTTAGCAAGCGTTCGGCTTTTGTAATTGATAGAGACGGCGTTATTCAATACGCTGAAGTGCTCGAAAATGCTGGGGAAGTCCCAAGTTTTCAGGCTATTCAGGAAACGCTAGCAAAACTTTAA
- a CDS encoding ROK family protein codes for MQHYWGIDLGGTKIEGVILSAPSPDAVIIRKRIDTEAHKGYDHIMGQIIRLIDMLKAETGLTPDRIGFGTPGTFDPARQWMKNCNTTVLNGKPMKQDLTRLLGVPVTVANDANCFALAESTMGIVPDVVPDFQTVFGVIMGTGVGGGVVIRGRDGVPFVLNGLQGIGGEWGHNILEENGHSCYCGKSGCNEQVISGPALQRYYFEKSGEERTMKDIMDRYQEGNDLVASQTVNRMLEYFGRAVSVIINILDPDAIVLGGGVGNVDLLYTEGIERAKKYVFNSREINTRFLKPKLGDSAGVFGAALLV; via the coding sequence ATGCAACACTACTGGGGTATTGACTTGGGCGGTACAAAAATCGAAGGTGTTATTTTATCGGCTCCTTCACCCGATGCGGTCATCATTCGTAAACGTATTGATACAGAAGCCCATAAAGGCTATGACCATATTATGGGTCAGATTATTCGGCTTATTGATATGCTTAAAGCCGAAACCGGGCTTACACCTGATCGAATTGGTTTTGGTACTCCCGGCACGTTCGATCCAGCCCGGCAATGGATGAAGAACTGCAACACAACGGTACTAAATGGCAAACCGATGAAACAGGATTTGACCCGCCTGTTAGGTGTGCCCGTAACCGTGGCAAACGACGCCAATTGCTTTGCCCTTGCGGAGTCGACAATGGGTATCGTGCCGGATGTTGTTCCTGATTTTCAGACAGTTTTTGGCGTCATTATGGGTACGGGCGTTGGCGGAGGTGTCGTGATCCGGGGTCGCGATGGGGTTCCGTTCGTTTTAAATGGATTGCAAGGTATTGGGGGCGAGTGGGGCCATAATATCCTGGAAGAAAATGGTCACTCTTGTTATTGTGGCAAAAGCGGTTGTAATGAACAGGTCATTTCAGGTCCGGCTCTGCAACGTTACTATTTCGAGAAAAGCGGAGAAGAACGAACTATGAAGGACATTATGGACCGCTATCAGGAGGGCAACGACCTTGTGGCAAGTCAAACGGTTAACCGAATGCTGGAGTATTTTGGCCGGGCAGTTTCTGTCATTATCAATATTCTCGACCCAGATGCCATTGTCCTTGGCGGAGGAGTCGGCAATGTAGACTTGCTATATACTGAAGGCATCGAGCGAGCCAAGAAATACGTTTTCAACAGCCGGGAGATTAATACTCGTTTCCTGAAGCCTAAATTGGGCGACAGCGCTGGTGTTTTTGGCGCTGCATTGTTAGTCTGA